The genomic region GGCCTGCTCGCAGTCCATCTGGTGCAGGGCGGGCACCGCGCGATAGAGCCGGTTGAGATCGCGGATCAACGCCTGGATGCCTGAATGGGGCTTGTACTCGAGCAAGTGCCAGTCGAGCGATTGGTCGTGATTCCATTCTCGGCTTTGCGCGATCTCGGCGCCCATGAACAGCAGCTTCTTGCCGGGATGGCCGAACATGAAGCTGTAATAGGCGCGCAAATTCGCGAAGCGCTGCCATTCGTCGCCGGGCATGCGCCCGAGGATAGAGCGCTTGCCGTGCACGACTTCGTCGTGCGACAGCGGCAGGACGAAGTTCTCCGAGAAGGCGTAGTGCAGGCCGAACAGGATGTCGCCGTGATGATGCTTGCGGTGGATCGGGTCCTTGCTGATGTAGTTCAGCGTGTCGTGCATCCAGCCCATATTCCACTTGTAGCCGAAGCCGAGCCCTCCGAATTCGACCGGGCGCGAGACCTGCGGCCAGGCGGTGGACTCTTCGGCGGCCGTGGTCGCCTGCGGGAAACGCGCGAACAGCTCGGTGTTGAAGCGGCGCAGGAATGCGATCGCCTCGATGTTCTCCCGGCCGCCATGCTGGTTCGGAATCCACGCCCCGGGCGGACGGCTGTAGTCGAGGTAGAGCATGGATGCGACGGCATCGACTCGCAGTCCGTCGATCGCGTAGCGCTCGAGCCAGAACAGCGCGTTCGAGACCAGGAAGTTCGTCACTTCGGTGCGGCCGTAATTGTAGATCAGCGTGCCCCAATCGAGATGCCGGCCCTGGAGCGGATTGGCGTGTTCGTACAGCGCTGTGCCGTCGAAGCTGCCGAGCCCGTGCGGATCGTCCGGGAAGTGGCCGGGCACCCAGTCGAGCAGCACGCCGACGCCCTCGCGGTGGCAGGCATCGACCAGCGCGGCAAAATCCTCCGGCGTGCCGAAGCGGCTGGTCGGCGCATACAGCCCGGTCGGCTGATAGCCCCACGAGCCGTCGAAAGGATGCTCGCTGACGGGGAGGAATTCGAGATGGGTGAAGCCCATGTCGCGGGCGTAGGCCGGCAGCTGCTCGGCCAGCTCGCGATAGGTCAGCCATTCATTGCCGTTCTTGCGCCGCCATGAGCCGAGATGGACCTCGTAGATCGACATCGGCGCGGACAACGCGTTGATGCCGTCGGGCGCCGGTCGCGGCCGCGGCAGATGCGCTTCGTCGAACACGATGGAAGCGGTCTTCGGGCGCACCTCGCTTGCAAAGGCCATCGGATCGGATTTCAGCGGAAGCAGATGGCCGTGCGGTCCGATAATTTCGAACTTGTAGTGGTCGCCGGCCTTGGCGTGCGGGATGAACAATTCCCAATAACCCGCGCCGCGCACCCGCATCGGATGGCGCCGTCCGTCCCAGAAATTGAAGTCGCCGACGACGGAGACACGCCGGGCGTTGGGCGCCAGCACCACGAAGCCGATGCCATCGATGCCTTCGAGCCGCATCGGATGCGCGCCGAGCTTGTCGTAAAGGCGCTGGTGGGTGCCTTCGCCGAGCAGATAGAGGTCGAAATCGGTCAGGATCGGCGGAAAGCGATAGGTGTCCTCGAATTCGATGACGTTGTCGCCGAACTTCGCGCGGAGCTGGTAGTGCTTCGCGCCGTTCGGCAGAGCGCCGATGAACAGGCCGGCATCATGGACGCGATCGAGCTTCGCCACCTCGCCGTGCTCGCCCACCGCCTCGACGTTGGAAGCATCGGGAAGAAACGCGCGCACCACGCTCTTGTCGCCCTCGGGATGCAGCCCGAGATAGTGGAACGGATCGGAGTGGCGACCCTCGATGATCGCATAGGCCTCGGCAGGGAGTTTAGGCATGGGCTTCGCTCTCGATACTGGACAGAATGCGAAGCAGTCCGGACAGCGGCGCATGGAGCCCCTCAGGCCGGTGGGACAGCTCGTACTCTACTTCCTCGAACGCTTGATCAAGCAGGAAAAACCTTAACAGGCCAGCCGCAGATTGCGGATCTTCCGGCCACAGCCGCCGATCGGTCATGGCTTCGCGGTAGGCGGTGAGGAACGTCGCGGTGGTGCGCTCGCGCCATTCGTCGAGCGCAGCCGTGAGACGGCCCTGTTCGTCGGAGGCGCCCGTGAGCGCGCGGTGAAGCGCCGCGTTAACCGAAAGATCAATCGAGCGGATCAGGCCGGCAACGTCACGCGCCGCAGGCAGCTTGCGCCGCTTGTCGGCCAGCGGCAAACGCGGATCTCCGTCGAAGTCGATGATGAAGATATCGTCCTTCACAATCAGAGTTTGCCCGAGGCGGAAATCGCCATGATGACGGATGTTCAACCCGCCGAGCTCGGAAGGTAAGAGCGCGTTGAGCCGGCCGGACAGGGTCGCGCGCTCCGCGGCGAGCTGATTGATCAGCGGTCGGTCCACCTCCCGCAGGCGGTCGGTGCTGGCGGCCAGCCGCTCGAAAACCCGCTCGGCCCGTGTCTCGAGCTCGGATGACCAGCGCTTGACGTGTGCGGAGCCAATGGGCTCCGGCGCGAGATCTCCGGGCTTTGCAGCGGCCAGAGCCACATGCAGCTCGGCGAGCCGTCGGCCGATCTGCGTAATGAAGTGCAGATAGGGCGCTTGCTCCTGGGTCTCGCGGGGCATCTCGCCCGGTGGCAGCACCCGTTGCTCGTCGATATAGCGGTCGAGATAGCCCGCGGTGACGCCCCAGCCGTCGCCCTGGTTCTCGACATAGGCGTGCAGCACGCCGACTGCGCTGCGACGGTCGTCTTCGACCAGCTCGACGCTGCCGAGCAGTGCCGGCGTATTGGCAAAGCGGGCGATCTCGGTGAGGTAGGAGCCGATCTCGATCTCGGGATTGATGCCGGCTTCGAGCTGACGATAGATCTTGGCGACATACTGGTTGTCGACCAGCGCGGTGCTGTTCGACTGCTCGATCGTGCGGATGCGTTCGGGCTCCTTGATGGTGTACTCGGCAAACCGGCTGGTCGCCTTGAACTCCAGCCGCAGATTGTTTTCTTCCACCACCAGGTTCTGCGACAGATTGCGCAGGAACAGGCCGATGAAGATCTGCTCGGTTGCCACGTCCAGCAGCGTCCCTTCGCGGGCCCCCTGACGCACGGCGGCGAGCGCCCTGGGATTGAAGCGTTCGCGGTCGAAGCGCACCCATTCGATCTGCATCGGCAGCACGTAGCGCGTGGTGACGTCGCCCTGCGCCGCCTCGAAGAACGCGATCCAGGGCCTGTTGTCGCCGATGTCGCAGAACGGCACCGCCGAGGTCAGCGTCGGCTTGATGTGCTTGGGATTGTGCTCCGGATACCAGCGCGTGCGCGACAGGAATCCCGGCAGCACCTCGTGCTCGAACACGCCGCGCTCGCGCGCCAGCGACACCCAGGTCGAGTTCACCGGCA from Bradyrhizobium lupini harbors:
- the glgB gene encoding 1,4-alpha-glucan branching protein GlgB → MPKLPAEAYAIIEGRHSDPFHYLGLHPEGDKSVVRAFLPDASNVEAVGEHGEVAKLDRVHDAGLFIGALPNGAKHYQLRAKFGDNVIEFEDTYRFPPILTDFDLYLLGEGTHQRLYDKLGAHPMRLEGIDGIGFVVLAPNARRVSVVGDFNFWDGRRHPMRVRGAGYWELFIPHAKAGDHYKFEIIGPHGHLLPLKSDPMAFASEVRPKTASIVFDEAHLPRPRPAPDGINALSAPMSIYEVHLGSWRRKNGNEWLTYRELAEQLPAYARDMGFTHLEFLPVSEHPFDGSWGYQPTGLYAPTSRFGTPEDFAALVDACHREGVGVLLDWVPGHFPDDPHGLGSFDGTALYEHANPLQGRHLDWGTLIYNYGRTEVTNFLVSNALFWLERYAIDGLRVDAVASMLYLDYSRPPGAWIPNQHGGRENIEAIAFLRRFNTELFARFPQATTAAEESTAWPQVSRPVEFGGLGFGYKWNMGWMHDTLNYISKDPIHRKHHHGDILFGLHYAFSENFVLPLSHDEVVHGKRSILGRMPGDEWQRFANLRAYYSFMFGHPGKKLLFMGAEIAQSREWNHDQSLDWHLLEYKPHSGIQALIRDLNRLYRAVPALHQMDCEQAGFEWLITDDANRNVFAWLRKGFDEHARCMVIVNFSPNVYRNYRVRAPFGGKWKEVFNSDSAHYGGSNVGNIGEVHAVNGELRLTIPPLAAIFLVPES